One genomic segment of Ipomoea triloba cultivar NCNSP0323 chromosome 9, ASM357664v1 includes these proteins:
- the LOC116030684 gene encoding uncharacterized protein LOC116030684 — protein sequence MATDTQYLETRYYNSCRESGVVPNHSVLSALFKVRWNKAFREPTILVIVLDDIGDVDFQPLLELLREIDASDIDAVDIITRSTCTLSGDRVILFLRAVSRKLRVVDLQDILFGKDFLLDLAQHGLTCQVLNLRSSHFRKLNMAGSFLWMHTLNLDFSASLSNFREDCFTCMPNLKCLSLCETRISNLWTTSSALAKLPSLVELRFQNRLPGFDTWQYPTSSGRNNHSDSGHLDFGLHLEVPRISGEGFAYRQINVDNEDICTSRNHDLRSMSDDSSDHDSDVDFSSQGRDLSFLEQLPDLPPVWNDLVNLQNEISFGTWGTQNDEASSSLYIPRSRLHISSMRHISRHSSPICYEKHYREYMIASLPNLKILDNLHIGEFDRERANFIFKLHFEYLPYKRTAKEGIISILQKREVREKHSCTFSSRKKLSYQSGNTQHYYSRSLSAAKVGSCAWPAVHPLCISGNTQREERRGFRPRQFEYHPSDASLMVFGTLDGEVVVINHESEKVIGHIPSLGAMNSVLGLCWLKKHPSKVIAGSDNGLLRLYDIQCMAMTTTGAYQSASSVTFDDFDQLTSVHANSTDELFLASGYSKHVALYDISSGRRLQVFDDMHQEHINVVKFSNHSPSIFATSSFDQDVKLWDLRQKPIHPCYTASSSRGNVMVCFSPDDHYLLVSAVDNEVKQLLAVDGRLHLDFGIASTGSSQNYTRSYYMNGRDYVISGSCDEHVIRICCAQTGRRLRDVSLEGKGSGASMFVQSLRGDPFRDFNMSFLAAYTRPSSVSEIVKVNLLASNDQYRVHSHHNHPHPSFGSGG from the exons ATGGCCACCGATACACAGTACTTAGAGACGAG GTACTATAATTCCTGCCGGGAGAGCGGAGTTGTTCCTAATCATTCAGTTCTTTCAGCTCTCTTCAAG GTCAGGTGGAACAAAGCATTCCGTGAGCCAACTATCCTTGTCATTGTGCTAGATGATATTGGAGATGTTGATTTCCAGCCACTTCTTGAATTGTTGAGGGAAATTGATGCTTCGGACATTGATGCAGTAGACATAATTACTAGGTCGACATGTACCTTGAGTGGGGATCGTGTTATATTATTTTTGCGGGCTGTGAGTAGGAAGCTTCGAGTTGTTGATCTCCAGGATATTCTATTTGGGAAGGACTTCCTGCT GGACCTTGCTCAACATGGATTGACATGCCAAGTCTTAAACCTGAGGTCATCTCATTTCCGGAAGCTCAACATGGCTGGGAGTTTTCTGTGGATGCACACACTTAACTTGGATTTCAGTGCTTCACTCTCTAATTTCCGCGAGGATTGCTTTACATGTATGCCAAATTTGAAGTGCCTTTCATTGTGTGAGACAAGAATCTCTAATTTATGGACAACAAGTTCTGCACTTGCCAAGCTCCCTTCCTTGGTTGAACTGCGCTTTCAAAATCGTTTACCTGGTTTTGATACATGGCAGTATCCTACATCATCTGGAAGGAATAACCATTCAGACTCAGGTCATCTGGATTTTGGTCTACACTTAGAAGTCCCACGTATCAGTGGTGAAGGTTTTGCATATCGACAAATCAATGTTGACAATGAAGATATTTGTACTAGCAGAAACCATGATCTGAGAAGCATGTCAGACGATTCTTCTGATCATGACAGTGATGTAGACTTTTCCAGTCAAGGTCGGGACTTGAGTTTTCTGGAACAGTTGCCTGATTTACCTCCTGTCTGGAATGATCTGGTTAATCTACAAAATGAG ATTTCTTTCGGCACATGGGGAACACAAAATGATGAAGCCAGTTCCAGTTTATACATCCCAAGGTCTAGGCTACACATTTCCTCAATGAGGCACATTTCTCGTCATTCATCGCCAATCTGTTATGAGAAGCACTACAGGGAGTACATGATAGCTTCATTGCCAAACTTGAAAATTCTTGATAATTTGCATATTGGTGAGTTTGACAGAGAGAGGGCAAATTTCATCTTTAAATTACATTTTGAGTACTTGCCATACAAGAGAACGGCCAAAGAGGGTATCATTAGTATATTGCAGAAGCGTGAAGTTAGAGAAAAACACAGTTGTACCTTCTCCTCAAGGAAAAAGCTATCTTATCAATCGGGAAATACACAGCACTACTATTCCAGGTCATTGTCTGCTGCCAAAGTGGGTTCTTGTGCATGGCCTGCTGTGCATCCCCTGTGCATTTCTGGAAACACACAAAGGGAGGAAAGAAGAGGCTTCCGTCCGCGGCAGTTCGAGTATCATCCATCTGATGCAAGCCTTATGGTTTTTGGAACGCTGGATGGGGAAGTGGTTGTTATAAACCATGAGAGTGAGAAAGTCATTGGTCATATTCCTTCACTTGGAGCAATGAACAGTGTTCTGGGATTGTGCTGGCTTAAAAAACACCCTTCAAAG GTCATTGCTGGTTCTGATAATGGTTTGCTGAGATTGTATGATATCCAGTGTATGGCTATGACAACGACAGGCGCTTATCAGAGTGCTAGCTCAGTTACTTTTGATGATTTTGACCAGTTAACGTCTGTTCATGCTAATTCAACTGATGAACTGTTTCTTGCAAGTGGATACTCAAAGCATGTTGCCTTGTATGATATAAGCAGTGGAAGACGTTTACAGGTGTTTGATGATATGCATCAAGAACATATCAATGTTGTTAAGTTTTCAAACCACTCCCCGTCCATTTTTGCCACTTCATCATTTGATCAGGATGTTAAGCTGTGGGATTTGAGACAGAAACCAATCCACCCTTGCTATACTGCTTCAAGCTCTCGCGGGAATGTAATGGTTTGCTTTTCTCCAGATGATCACTATCTTCTAGTTTCAGCTGTTGATAATGAG GTGAAACAACTATTGGCTGTTGATGGGAGGCTTCACTTGGATTTTGGTATTGCTTCAACTGGCAGTTCACAGAATTACACTCGATCTTATTACATGAATGGGAGAGATTATGTTATCAGTGGAAGTTGTGATGAGCATGTCATTCGTATCTGCTGTGCTCAAACGGGGAGGCGACTTAGAGATGTATCTTTGGAG GGAAAAGGTTCAGGAGCATCTATGTTTGTTCAATCTTTGAGGGGTGACCCTTTCAGA GACTTCAACATGAGCTTCTTAGCAGCCTATACGCGTCCAAGTTCAGTTTCAGAAATTGTTAAG GTGAATCTGTTGGCATCCAATGACCAATATAGAGTTCATTCACACCATAACCATCCCCATCCATCATTTGGTAGTGGAGGTTAA
- the LOC116029027 gene encoding putative pumilio homolog 8, chloroplastic, with amino-acid sequence MDGWNGDRLFPTVNNRNLLPDFSPSDSYGLFHVTPAPVIGKHFQVNPNNLTASANANGIHSNPFDLLPVTGRFHGGGNGGAGNNPFAISPVPGGIHPAHQFGIKRYPNSSLVNDSFEFLGDADSNFRTIRSLTTERIPAAGGAYKTRDGGGALSLHELEHALRETSNFNINFSSRNNGYRLGLGINNNINNLNNLNLQSSINRPRQSQPQVMNFSTLEDLRGKVLLVIKDQQSCRFLQQKLEEGKPEEIEMIFSEVKNCVRELMIDQSGNYLIQKLFQVCNAPQMSELLVSTVRDDRQLVAVCLDMHGTRAMQTMLQHLTTKEQRALVVSVLRRITVTLTKSVNGHHVIQHCVKFFSHEEKKPILSVIADNCLDIATDKSGCCVLQHCVENADGQSRERLVAEITANSIVLSEHPYGNYVVQNIVGLKIAHVTSEILKQLQGSFVSLSMNKYGSNVVEKCLKESENEQAMQVVEEIISSPNFLMLLQDQYGNYVAQSALAICKGSTRHAMVNLINMHYNYLHSHPYGKRVLAKTRGNKQQLHA; translated from the exons ATGGATGGATGGAATGGAGATCGGCTGTTCCCCACCGTGAACAACCGCAATCTGCTGCCGGATTTCTCGCCGTCCGACAGCTACGGTTTGTTCCACGTAACTCCTGCTCCGGTGATCGGAAAACACTTCCAGGTAAACCCTAATAACCTAACTGCTTCTGCCAATGCGAACGGGATCCATTCCAATCCGTTTGATCTCCTGCCGGTTACCGGTAGATTCCACGGCGGCGGAAACGGCGGCGCCGGCAACAATCCCTTCGCAATTTCACCGGTTCCCGGCGGCATTCATCCAGCTCATCAATTTGGCATTAAACGTTACCCTAATTCAAGCCTGGTGAACGACAGTTTCGAGTTTCTCGGAGACGCGGATTCGAATTTCCGGACGATCCGGAGCTTGACGACGGAGCGGATTCCGGCCGCCGGCGGCGCTTACAAGACGAGAGACGGCGGCGGCGCGCTATCTCTCCATGAATTAGAACACGCGCTTCGTGAAACCAGCAATTTCAACATCAATTTCAGTAGCAGAAACAACGGATATCGATTGGGATTGGGaatcaacaacaacatcaacaaTCTCAACAACCTAAACCTACAATCCTCCATTAATCGGCCCCGACAATCGCAGCCGCAAGTGATGAATTTCTCCACGCTTGAGGACCTGAGAGGCAAGGTTTTGCTGGTGATCAAGGACCAGCAAAGCTGCAGATTCTTGCAGCAGAAGCTCGAGGAAGGAAAACCTGAGGAAATCGAGATGATCTTCTCCGAGGTTAAGAATTGCGTGCGTGAATTAATGATCGATCAGTCCGGTAATTATCTGATTCAGAAGCTTTTCCAAGTCTGCAACGCTCCCCAAATGTCTGAATTACTCGTCTCCACTGTCAGAGATGATCGTCAACTCGTCGCCGTCTGTCTTGACATGCATGG GACGAGGGCGATGCAGACAATGCTGCAGCACCTGACAACAAAGGAGCAAAGAGCTTTGGTTGTCTCAGTTCTAAGGCGCATCACAGTAACCTTAACAAAAAGCGTCAATGGACATCATGTGATTCAACACTGTGTCAAGTTCTTCTCCCATGAAGAGAAGAAG CCAATTCTGAGTGTGATAGCAGACAACTGTCTGGACATTGCGACGGACAAGAGTGGGTGTTGTGTTCTGCAACACTGCGTTGAAAACGCGGATGGGCAATCGCGAGAGCGTCTCGTGGCTGAAATCACTGCAAATTCCATAGTCCTATCTGAGCATCCTTATGG GAATTACGTTGTGCAGAACATAGTGGGACTGAAGATAGCGCACGTGACGTCGGAGATCTTGAAACAGCTGCAAGGGAGCTTTGTTTCGCTGTCGATGAACAAGTATGGGAGTAATGTGGTGGAGAAGTGTTTGAAGGAGTCGGAGAATGAGCAGGCAATGCAGGTGGTGGAGGAGATCATATCCAGCcctaatttcttgatgcttctTCAGGATCAATATGGGAACTATGTTGCCCAATCTGCACTCGCAATATGCAAG GGATCTACCCGGCATGCAATGGTTAATCTTATAAACATGCATTATAACTACTTGCACAGCCATCCCTATGGGAAGAGGGTTCTGGCAAAGACCAGAGGAAACAAGCAGCAGCTGCATGCATGA